In a single window of the Rattus norvegicus strain BN/NHsdMcwi chromosome 6, GRCr8, whole genome shotgun sequence genome:
- the Ccdc121 gene encoding similar to RIKEN cDNA 4930548H24: MESQMQCNCISQDRSPRSEGKSRHPDRTNFIDETKKCDVNTSCTKSDPVFPKLKTPLNDCAPQRQTCSMSSLAKAPGEHQTYFHQSLNSGTRFAQSSKGSPQPSTYLTFLNEMFKPKKPTKLKNRLRKKTVEALEDLNQKIEEAKLRQDLLLQESRLLQNEILCLEAENCFVRVLRKQSKQCEKKHWELWNRYFQEREEISRKKQELTLRFAQQSAELQTQVWQGRSHQVQLRRQFQSMEHISSLKNNQKMKIQMLEKEIENMEVEMARQDRQAHLGFLQQRKHLVRQIEELKSLQAGGQGTTEVRRKARVLESTARKVNSEFCLGVCRENQELQEDLLKLIQEYHQLECIKRKLEMWKQWLKEERWYREALVRGRRQLKAKRERSHACDL; this comes from the exons ATGGAATCCCAAATGCAGTGCAACTGCATTTCACAAGACAGGAGTCCCAGGTCTGAGGGCAAATCCAGGCATCCTGATAGGACTAATTTTATAGATGAGACCAAGAAATGCGATGTCAACACTAGTTGCACAAAGTCCGATCCTGTGTTCCCCAAACTAAAGACGCCTCTTAATGATTGTGCTCCCCAAAGGCAAACATGTAGCATGAGTTCTTTGGCAAAGGCCCCCGGTGAGCACCAGACTTACTTCCATCAGTCCCTGAATTCTGGAACCAG ATTTGCCCAGAGTTCAAAAGGTTCTCCTCAGCCATCAACGTATCTTACTTTTCTAAATGAAATGTTCAAGCCAAAGAAGCCAACGAAATTAAAGAACAGGTTAAGAAAAAAGACAGTTGAGGCACTGGAGGATCTGAACCAAAAAATAGAAGAGGCCAAACTCCGGCAGGACCTCCTGTTGCAAGAGAGCAGGCTGCTGCAGAACGAAATTCTCTGCCTGGAAGCCGAGAACTGCTTTGTCAGGGTCCTAAGGAAACAAAGTAAGCAATGTGAAAAGAAACACTGGGAACTGTGGAATCGATACTTTCAGGAACGTGAGGAGATTAGTCGAAAGAAACAAGAACTGACACTCAGGTTTGCCCAGCAATCCGCCGAGCTTCAAACTCAGGTCTGGCAGGGGAGAAGCCACCAGGTTCAGTTGAGGCGGCAGTTTCAGTCAATGGAGCATATTTCCTCCTTAAAGAATAACCAGAAGATGAAAATCCAGATGTTGGAGAAGGAGATAGAGAACATGGAAGTTGAGATGGCTCGGCAGGACCGCCAGGCACACTTGGGGTTCCTGCAGCAAAGGAAGCACCTCGTGAGACAGATAGAGGAACTAAAATCGCTGCAGGCAGGAGGCCAGGGCACCACAGAGGTTAGGCGGAAGGCCAGGGTCTTGGAGTCCACAGCCAGGAAAGTGAATTCGGAATTTTGCCTTGGTGTCTGCAGAGAGAACCAGGAGTTGCAGGAGGACCTATTGAAGCTAATCCAGGAGTACCACCAGCTGGAGTGTATAAAGAGGAAGCTAGAGATGTGGAAACAGTGGCTGAAGGAGGAACGGTGGTATCGAGAAGCCTTAGTTAGGGGGAGAAGGCAGCTTAAGGCAAAGAGGGAGAGAAGTCATGCTTGTGACCTTTGA